The Synechococcus sp. M16.1 genome includes the window AGCATCGGCATTGAGCTGCTTGAGGCCCTGCCTCAGGCTGCTGGCCAGCAATCCCAGGCAGGCCAGCAGTCCGGGAATGCCGTTTTCTACCAGGATTTCCAAGGGAACGGAGTAGGCACTGAGGGCGTTGAACTTCGGTTGCTGATACAGGGGATAGATGCTGTTGAACGCCGTATTGCCAGGGCCGATGCCCAACCAGGGACGGTCTTGCACCATCTGGATGGCCGCCATCCAGACGTTGATGCGGAAGTTGTTGGAACTATCCCCCCGTCCCGCCAGCAGGCTGGTGATGCGCGTGCGGATCGGATCGATCTGGGTGGCCGCCACCACAAGGAAAGCGGCTCCAACCAGCAGCACGGCCAGAGGCACAAGACGTCTCCAGAGCGGAGGCCAGTGGCGTGTCCAGCGCAGCAGCAGCAACAACAGCAGCACGGCACCGGCAGCAACCATTCCCAGCCAGCCGCCGCGGCTGTAGGTGAACAGCGTGGCTGTTGCTGCCAACACCAATGTGGTTCCGGCAAACAGCTGGGCTCCCACCCCACGCCAGCGCACCAGTGCGATCGCTGCGAAGGGAATCAGCGGCAGCAGGTAACCCGCCAGGAGGTTGGGGTTGCCCAGGGGGCCGTAGATCCGAATGGTGCCGGTGCTGATGGAATTCGGATCGGCCCAGCCCGCCAGTTCCTCGCTGGAGGCATACAGCTGTCGCAAAGCCAGAACGCTGCTGAGCAGCCCGCCACTCAGCAGTCCGGCGACCAGACGGTCCCACCATTGGCTGTTGCTCAGCAGCAGCTTGCAGAGCAAGGCATAAACGCCCAGGTAGCTGAGCAGTTTGATCAGGCCTTTGCTGGCGGCAATTGGAACCGGAGAACATCCGGTGGCCACAATCGCGATGGCCAGAAAAAGCATCAGCCAGCGCGAGATGGTTCCGATGCGCTGAGGTGGCGGACTGCAGAGGCACCAGAGCAGCCATAGAACGCCGCAGGCTGCAATCACCAGGGCCAGGCC containing:
- a CDS encoding IctB family putative bicarbonate transporter; its protein translation is MASADATQTASSGALLVRWQGVITTDQAVLKRLEGLAGLLLLALVTGLPFFTRTGLALVIAACGVLWLLWCLCSPPPQRIGTISRWLMLFLAIAIVATGCSPVPIAASKGLIKLLSYLGVYALLCKLLLSNSQWWDRLVAGLLSGGLLSSVLALRQLYASSEELAGWADPNSISTGTIRIYGPLGNPNLLAGYLLPLIPFAAIALVRWRGVGAQLFAGTTLVLAATATLFTYSRGGWLGMVAAGAVLLLLLLLRWTRHWPPLWRRLVPLAVLLVGAAFLVVAATQIDPIRTRITSLLAGRGDSSNNFRINVWMAAIQMVQDRPWLGIGPGNTAFNSIYPLYQQPKFNALSAYSVPLEILVENGIPGLLACLGLLASSLRQGLKQLNADAPSALASIASLAAIAGLLMQGSTDTIFFRPEVQLIGWFALASLVSRPTES